The following are encoded together in the Flavihumibacter fluvii genome:
- a CDS encoding heavy-metal-associated domain-containing protein, whose amino-acid sequence MKKILFFLLIAGMALSVNAQFSKATLQASGLTCALCTRAINKSLEQLPFIASVTADIKTSSFQIIFRDAAEPDIDAIRKGVEDAGFSVAKLQLSGTFNKVPVNNDTHQVINGRVFHFLHIQQKELDGELMLTIVDKNFLLPKEFKKYATATKMTCVQTGKAESCCSKDGVSEDARIIHVTI is encoded by the coding sequence ATGAAAAAAATCCTTTTTTTCCTGCTGATTGCCGGAATGGCATTGTCTGTGAATGCGCAATTCAGCAAGGCAACTCTCCAGGCCAGTGGCCTTACCTGTGCTTTATGTACGCGGGCTATTAATAAGTCGCTGGAACAATTACCATTTATTGCTTCTGTGACCGCTGATATAAAGACCTCATCCTTCCAGATCATTTTCAGGGATGCGGCAGAACCTGATATCGATGCTATCAGGAAAGGAGTGGAAGACGCCGGGTTTTCTGTGGCAAAATTACAATTGAGCGGTACATTTAATAAAGTTCCGGTGAATAATGATACCCACCAGGTGATCAATGGCAGGGTATTCCATTTTTTACATATTCAACAGAAGGAACTTGATGGAGAGTTAATGCTCACTATTGTTGACAAAAACTTCCTGCTTCCGAAGGAGTTCAAAAAGTATGCGACTGCTACCAAAATGACCTGCGTGCAGACTGGTAAAGCAGAAAGCTGTTGCAGCAAAGACGGGGTTTCAGAAGATGCCAGGATAATTCATGTAACGATTTAA
- a CDS encoding HYC_CC_PP family protein: protein MKKVLAISLALIYLLVSSGVLLEIHHCMGRIANAGLTMVATSVNDECGQCGMQKSTTGKHCCKDEYKQVKITIDQKPSSLIYTVDAPLVAVLTMGWPHVNYQPAFAESIPAYHSHAPPPLLPNRQSLFCVFLI from the coding sequence GTGAAAAAGGTTTTAGCCATATCATTAGCCTTGATTTACCTATTGGTATCCAGTGGTGTATTGCTTGAAATACACCATTGTATGGGGCGTATCGCCAATGCAGGCTTGACAATGGTGGCAACTTCCGTTAATGACGAATGTGGTCAGTGCGGTATGCAAAAATCAACTACCGGTAAGCATTGCTGTAAGGACGAATACAAGCAGGTAAAAATTACCATTGACCAAAAACCCAGTTCACTTATTTATACTGTTGATGCCCCGTTGGTTGCGGTTTTGACCATGGGATGGCCTCATGTAAATTATCAGCCTGCCTTTGCTGAATCAATTCCGGCCTATCATTCTCATGCGCCGCCGCCTTTACTTCCCAACAGGCAAAGCTTATTTTGCGTTTTCCTGATATGA
- a CDS encoding putative porin: MKKIVYILGFFLLITTLQSVAQNPMGRIQSMGRMGRGGASAGKDSLKHRDNLEDSITIRYRYLDTTRLMLLDSSVTDFRKRFPVPIDYLNLSNLGSAAKPYDFNPRLISGWDPGFHAFDIYKFKIDKLRFFQTTRPYSELGYLLGSRAEQIIYLLHTQNIKPNWNFAFQYGLINAPGYYKNQNSNHNRYSFNSDYHSKNKRYSLYFIWMGNSMVSNENGGIKSDKNYIDDVVTYKERTTIPVQLGNYVQAGQSFLNSKLNTGNSQKESTFFIRQQYDLGRRDSLVTDSNVVQLFYPKLRLEYTVQLNSYKYKYYDTAPDTPMYVKHYNFLSTPPENFTIEEKWSEIINDFSLYSFPEEKNPQQFLKAGVSLQNLTGNFSDGKRRYYNIFLHGEYRNKTRNKKWDIEANGKFYLAGFNNADFDLYASLKRYISKQIGYAQVGLQNVNRTPSFIFESASSFSFGNQPSFNKENITRLFGSVENDAKRWQLAASYYLVSNYTYFYDYYKTGQSSALFNVLEVSGQKTFKISKRWNWMARVQFNQKVGNGPVNMPLFFTVQRFGYEGTLGYANLVFAGGIEARYHSAYKADNYSPLQSQFFYQDQETIRLKLPDIAAYVHFRIRGFTTYVRAENLNTARIKDGSFGWTNNNPAAIGYYYPGFQLRLGIFWSFVN, from the coding sequence TTGAAAAAAATCGTTTACATATTGGGGTTTTTCCTGCTCATCACAACGCTGCAATCTGTGGCGCAAAACCCTATGGGAAGAATCCAGAGTATGGGTCGGATGGGCAGGGGGGGCGCTTCGGCCGGCAAAGACAGCCTGAAACACCGCGATAACCTGGAAGATTCAATTACTATCCGGTATCGATACCTGGATACAACCCGGCTGATGTTATTAGATTCATCCGTAACCGACTTCAGGAAGCGCTTTCCTGTGCCAATTGATTACCTGAACCTCAGTAACCTGGGTAGTGCAGCTAAACCTTATGATTTTAATCCCCGGTTAATCAGTGGCTGGGACCCTGGTTTTCATGCTTTTGATATCTATAAATTCAAGATAGATAAGCTACGCTTTTTCCAGACCACCCGGCCTTATTCTGAACTGGGCTATTTGCTGGGTAGCCGCGCAGAACAGATCATTTATCTTTTACACACCCAAAATATCAAGCCCAACTGGAATTTCGCCTTTCAATATGGACTGATTAACGCACCCGGATATTATAAAAACCAGAATTCCAACCACAACAGGTATTCCTTCAACTCAGATTATCATTCGAAAAATAAACGATACAGCCTTTATTTTATATGGATGGGGAATTCTATGGTATCCAATGAAAATGGCGGCATCAAGTCAGATAAGAATTACATCGATGATGTGGTCACCTATAAGGAGCGTACTACCATCCCGGTACAATTAGGGAATTATGTTCAAGCCGGCCAGAGTTTCCTGAACAGCAAACTCAACACAGGAAACAGTCAGAAGGAAAGCACATTTTTCATCCGCCAGCAATATGACCTCGGCCGACGCGATTCATTGGTGACCGATTCAAATGTGGTGCAATTATTTTATCCGAAATTAAGGCTGGAATATACAGTACAGTTAAATTCCTATAAATACAAGTATTATGATACAGCACCCGATACACCCATGTATGTGAAGCATTATAATTTCCTTTCAACGCCACCTGAGAATTTTACGATAGAAGAGAAATGGTCCGAAATTATCAATGATTTTTCGCTCTATAGTTTCCCCGAGGAGAAAAACCCGCAGCAATTCCTGAAAGCAGGGGTATCACTTCAAAACCTGACTGGTAATTTTTCTGATGGGAAACGCCGCTACTATAATATTTTCCTTCATGGCGAATACCGTAACAAAACACGCAATAAAAAATGGGATATTGAAGCCAATGGAAAATTTTACCTGGCGGGTTTCAACAATGCAGATTTCGATCTGTATGCCAGCCTTAAAAGATATATCAGTAAACAAATCGGCTACGCACAAGTCGGGTTGCAGAATGTGAACCGCACCCCGTCCTTTATCTTTGAATCGGCCAGCAGCTTTAGTTTTGGCAACCAGCCATCATTTAATAAGGAAAATATTACCCGCTTATTCGGGTCTGTTGAAAATGATGCAAAACGCTGGCAGCTCGCCGCATCTTATTACCTGGTCAGCAACTACACTTATTTTTATGACTACTATAAAACTGGTCAATCATCTGCATTATTTAATGTGCTGGAAGTAAGCGGACAAAAAACATTTAAGATCAGTAAGCGATGGAACTGGATGGCGCGCGTTCAATTCAACCAGAAAGTTGGTAATGGTCCTGTCAATATGCCACTCTTCTTTACAGTTCAAAGATTCGGTTATGAAGGTACACTCGGTTATGCGAACCTGGTATTTGCCGGGGGGATTGAAGCAAGATACCATTCCGCATATAAAGCAGATAATTATTCGCCGTTACAAAGCCAGTTCTTTTACCAGGACCAGGAAACAATTCGGTTAAAATTACCAGATATTGCTGCGTATGTTCATTTCAGGATCAGGGGATTCACCACCTATGTACGGGCAGAGAACCTCAATACAGCCAGGATAAAAGATGGTTCTTTCGGTTGGACAAACAATAATCCGGCTGCAATCGGTTATTATTATCCCGGTTTTCAACTGAGATTAGGTATATTCTGGAGTTTTGTCAACTGA
- a CDS encoding peroxiredoxin family protein, whose product MKALLSALFTMVIFLTVNAQPKIGTIAPDISLTNNNGQTIKLSSLRGKVVLVDFWASWCMPCRKSNHAILPVYNKYKNKGFEVYGISLDQDSVAWQKAVMADRINWLQFNETGGWETNTANAWKIEFLPTSFLLDKNGMIISIDPGTTELNKYLQQALK is encoded by the coding sequence ATGAAAGCCTTATTGAGCGCATTGTTTACAATGGTTATTTTTTTAACTGTAAATGCACAACCGAAAATTGGAACAATTGCCCCGGATATCAGCCTGACCAACAATAATGGACAAACCATAAAACTTTCCTCTTTGAGGGGGAAAGTTGTACTTGTTGATTTTTGGGCGAGTTGGTGCATGCCCTGCCGTAAGAGTAATCATGCCATCCTTCCTGTTTATAACAAGTATAAGAACAAAGGATTTGAAGTATATGGAATCAGCCTGGACCAGGATTCGGTGGCCTGGCAAAAAGCTGTAATGGCAGACCGCATCAACTGGCTGCAGTTCAATGAAACCGGCGGATGGGAAACGAATACAGCCAATGCCTGGAAAATTGAATTCCTCCCAACATCTTTCCTGCTTGATAAAAATGGCATGATCATATCCATCGATCCCGGAACTACAGAATTGAATAAGTACCTGCAACAGGCTTTAAAATAA
- a CDS encoding heavy-metal-associated domain-containing protein has product MKTLSVLSTILFVLFSTFSFAQAKKETTQDTIKVWGNCGMCKKTIDKAAKSAGAISADWNDETKLLAVSFASATTNSDKIQQAIAAAGYDTEKFTADQKAYDVLQPCCQYDRKADSPGTGTKTDCCKDGKCAKEGADCCKDGKCAKDQACCKDKSCCKS; this is encoded by the coding sequence ATGAAAACGTTATCTGTATTATCAACCATTCTCTTCGTATTATTTTCAACATTTTCTTTTGCGCAAGCCAAAAAAGAAACTACCCAGGATACCATTAAAGTTTGGGGTAATTGTGGTATGTGCAAAAAGACCATTGATAAGGCCGCTAAATCTGCCGGAGCAATTAGTGCAGACTGGAATGATGAAACTAAACTATTGGCTGTAAGTTTTGCATCAGCCACCACAAATTCCGATAAGATCCAGCAAGCAATTGCCGCTGCCGGATACGATACCGAAAAATTTACAGCAGACCAGAAAGCCTACGATGTCCTGCAGCCTTGTTGCCAGTATGATCGCAAGGCAGACTCTCCTGGAACAGGTACAAAAACTGACTGCTGTAAAGACGGAAAATGTGCAAAGGAAGGAGCAGACTGCTGTAAAGATGGAAAATGTGCTAAAGACCAGGCTTGTTGCAAAGACAAATCCTGTTGCAAATCCTAA